The genomic window gtacaccaacgatggtgcaaaggtgcatacccctctatctgctctcacaCGACATTAaatatgccctgatgcctattaGATATGACGCCTACCTCCCTaccaggcccaaccacgtgtatccggactagcctcaagaaccatccccaactatcattgttctccttctcaagaaccatggctataagaagtgtgccatggtatttgccaatcaagaacgtaccatcaatgaaGAAGACAGGACGACactgcctaaaggcctcgacacactgagggaagcaccagaaagcacagaagaatatctgcctcccatccttccatgcatttggttttgggatgtactcataatgcatgcctggattcaccgctttgattgcattgaaaagaactggcagttgctcatacccatcctcccagtccccatatatcatcttccacgctcgctgcttagccctccatgctttaccataagttatcacataatctccatacaacgcctcaacggtcctgataattgtcctcacctttatgttgggttctccctacaaaattctcatcaaccgcttggcaataagggtagatgtcaactgccgatgcctcagtgtcagctcatggtcagcacaattgtgtggcccgacaacttttgtgatcttccatttttcggttacctgttgcttccttgcacaaaccctccatgggcagcgtttcttgtcacacacaactatgtaatgGCGCTCCGCACATGAATACaataccttgtaaggtctcttttgtATTACTacaaaagcctacaaccacctcttcaaagtagggaggtcattgaacaccctcccattctcaattaccatgttaggaccggcctcaggagcttctaggagctcatcatcacgtccttctgcaaatgCCTGATCGGAataagcaagatcgctgaactcgtgaattctaggatcacggcggccgggaaagatacgcctcatcatatcaacatcactctccattagctctccaacagggcgatcatcatcagaatcaagagccctagccatctcatatggctccgattcatgcataatttcaacactattggagccacggaattcATCTCCAAAGttcacttgcgcagcaacagggggcgcatccacattctcaggaatgtctcctgcaagataagtagagaaatgagaaaagaatgaaagaaatagatgtaaggaacggggtaagctcccaaaaaaccatgcggttaagacacttactcgaatGATTCTATGTTAAAggaatctcataaggaggatctgccatggtaacatgagtctgacaaccatctccaactaccgcattcGGGGCAGATTGCATCAAAAACCGTAGGTGCAATCTCCACATACAGATAAGGTTCAGGAacaggagggtcgatgtgtgcctgctgaTCCATTGCTAGGGTAAACCCATCAGGGATGGGGTCAACTAACACCTGATGTACAaccacatccaaacattgcagctggctcttcatagccgatctcacatagttctcccattgTTCCACACAACTAATTGAGATCATTCGTCTGAAGATATtgggaggacaacctaggtgcagtacaccatcaactgcaatgccatcatctccaaggcaatgcagcttctcctgagcccttgcaaccatctcactaaatgaaggcctatcattgaatagcacaggcacactttgcatgtcaacaaactcaacatatccatagcgatcactttcaacggtgcctccatgatatatggtcactaggttgtccatatagttcaaacacgtaatgaaacacatgtcctttagtccaaattagacgatagatagtacctaataagtactttctaactataaactaagtaaataagataataactacgtatatatatacagtgtactcactaaatagctagatcatatttagttaactaaatatgtaactatatatctaagtagctatctaactatatctatgtacctatgtatctatgtttctatttatctacacatatatctcactagatcactaactaaattaactatctgagtcatcacattagCTAGTAATAAATAAATGCCAACTAAGtacgtacattgcatattcataatttttacctttccaatgAGTGATCCGCGGACGTTGACGGAGTCGCAGCGGACAATGGGCGTGGGTCAAGCCGACGATCCGGGCCGACGGTGGCACGGCCGGCCACTGCAGGTGGCGGGGTCGGTGGTGGCGTGGCCGACGACAGCGGTGGCGTGCGGCGAGTCTGGCTtgacgggcgcgggaggcacggtggctgcggccgaggccagcggtggagGGCAGCAAGGCGAGGAGAGGGCGCGGCACGGGAGCAGGAACCGGCAAAGGGACCGAGGCACGGGCGGAGGGGCAATGGCcgtggcgcggcggcggtggcggcgaggcGCGGGACAGCCTCGGGGCGGCCGCGGTGGCGCTAGGCGGCCTCACGcggtggcgcgggcgcgggcgctggCGCGGGCGAGGGCGGCCGGTGGTGCCGCGGGcgcggacggcggcggtggccaCGAACCTCGACTCAGCTCTGcccaggcgagagagggagaggaagagaggaagatTAGCGCTGGGCTCATAGGtaggcaccgagctcggcgccaggatctatggcgccgagctcggccccaagatctacggcgccgagctcggcaccagaatgactggcgccgagctccccaccATGTCATCCACCGAGcctaggacctcggcgccagggacgctggcacGATacatgttagctcggcgccagcatcaatggcgctgagctaagggtccattttctgaaactttcaaaaaagaggctaaattataaaaaatttgCCCACCGTGCGCCCTCAACTACAGCACAGCAATGGCGGGCAAAGAACCCAGCGCAGGCCCAATCGAGCGGACATGTCCGACGTGGCCATCAAGCTCGACGAGGCCTACCCCCGCGTTAAGCCTGGCGTCACAGTTGGGGATGGAGAGGAGCGTCGCCGAGTAGCACGCGACGGCGAGATCTACAGGCGCGACGGGTGGCGCATGGAGCAGGCGACACCCGTCggtgccatggccgcctccacgtgGGGGATCCAAATGGGCTATCCTCACTGCAGCGCGTCGGGACGGGCCTCGTCCTCTCCGTCTCCGCCATGGTGGTCATTGCGCTCATGGAGAAGAACAGTCACTAACAGAGCCGGAGGGGTGAGGGAGAAAAAGACACCGAAGGTAACCGCATCAGGCGCGTGCGAATGCAGCAAGCCAGGACGACGAGAAACGGTTCGTTTCCTGGGATGCAGGCTCCAGGTTGCTTTAATCACCGTGCGCACTAGGCTTGCGAAGAGTCCATGCAAACAATCACAGCCCGCTGCACCACGAGGGCATGTCCTAGAAGCCCATCTAGGGAAACAAACATGCCCAGATTGCTGTCGTGAGTCGTCGAGTGCAGAGAAGACCCACCGTATGAGCAGTGAACGGAGCGCTAAAGGCTGGACCTGGACACAGGACGCTAGACAGATGAAATGGAATCACAGGAACCGGGGGGCGTATTGGCGGCATTGCAATGACCCGGGTGGCAACAAGGTGCTCTAAAGTCCAAACGTGCTCGACCCGTTACTGTTAGACGTTCATacactaccggacagagcatctttgccaagggcaaataatcgggcactcggcaaagagtctttgccgagggcctgaccctcggcaaagaacagcccttggcaaagactctttgccgagggccagaccctcggcaaagacaagcacatggcaacaataattatttgccgagggctaaaccctcggcaaagggccggccctcggcaacaccGCCTGACACGATGTCTGTCTTCTACCgttaatctttgccgagggcatcaccgttaggccctcagcaaagactttttaaccgtttttgcaatttttttaaaaaatcctttgccgagcgccctgtgacctggcgctcggcaaagacagtctttgccgagtgtcaaggttggcactcggcaaattaatttttttttgtttttttctccccATTTTTTCCTAGGCCTTGCTATAGTAATtgaaactccatttcaaaatttgcgacaattttgagtttttttactatatttccttaattatttttgtttcgttgaattttttcgactatttcaaatttgaactgcatgtacatgaaataatggaatttggtcattcaaaaaatgatattcatgatgtttggcgtatgttgaggccgtatccaggaactcgcatgaaatttcgagcatcttgttgtcataacatggcgatgtacttgcggtaaaagtgtatttaaattatataaaatccaaacaaagtccgaaaatcacgaaacttgtcgaggtgtcttgttatcgcatgtggaggccatggtaaaaaaattgagaaagtttgaagcaagttgtgacgtcggatgcctaaaaccaaACATCTCCATAcatgaggaagaaagagaagggggaggaggaagaaagagaagggggaggaggaagaggaagaaagagaaaggggaggagaaagaagaggaaggtgccgacccgaccgcccATCAATCCTCGCTTTGTTCCGACCgcccgttgatcctcgcgctgctgcggtcatccccgccgtcATCGTTGGCCCTCGCTCTTGtcgttcttgccgccaaggtaagccctacccttgtagggttagtagtagtagtagttagtagttagtagtagttagttgtagtgttagtagtagtagttagtagtgttagttgtagggttagtagtagttagtaagtagtagtggttagtagtattagttagtagtgttagttgtagggttagtagtagtagtagttagtaaatagtagtagttagtaagtagtagtggttagtagtagtagttgttaatagttaagtagttcttagtattagtactgttagtagttaagtagttgttagtagtagttttagtagtagttatagggttagtagtaattgttgttgtactactttaaTACTTTCATCtgaatggaaagagaactaaaatacatggctcctcttgatatattggtggttgttggccttcgtgcccatgtttggtatatatgtggttgttggcctttgtgccatgttttttgcaggttttgggaacctccccgtgcaggggaggtgctgctgaaattttgagtcgacactaaccatttttgcccttttttgcaggaggacctatgggagggactcggtgaccctgatcgtcttcgtcggtgctGCGGGTCTTCTtgcaccgcgtcgactcgccactgcaccgactctccaccgccccgctaccctgacctcactggcaccctaggtataacccctctatccgtatgtggtctttggtcacataacctagttaggtgtctcccacccgaaagagatacggttggaggtatacagatctttgtatatctgcgaccgtatctatttcggattgtccacgttttttggacagcccgcggatgcgtagataagttagtttccatggtccgctccggtccgagatggtgtttcggcatcacccctgttgttctccggatacacactctcctttGCGGGACGtgcatcgggagaacagcggggaggtgctgccaaaattctgtctcggatagggagcggagcatggaaactaacctcatctacgcatccgtgggtgggattaggacctatcctcacctattagagagtaggagcactgcgtagatgcaattgatggttacattactatgttctgtatatgtggaaggatggaagaccgttagtggatgtacacgggccggagaagcaggagtgactttgacattgagtgggtgaatgggacagatgctttcttggaacatgcatggagctcgggtgtagctaaaggacattctaaactttggtgtccctgtagcaaatgtgacaacaatagaagggtagacaaggtgaccatgggtaaacatcttgtgtacaatggttatatggctggctaccaccggtggatccaccattgtgaagcagatcgtataagagcgaaggtggtgagaccacgcctcgaggcttttgatgatgatgtcggagtagcagacatgctagatgacactcaccaagctcacttcgtagaaggacgtgagaaggaggagatggaggaagccgctaaggccttctacgaaatgttggactcggcacagaaaccccttcatgagagtacaatggtttctcagctggatgccattggacgtgttatggggctgaaggccgagttaaatctgagtcgcgaaggctttgataagatgttggccgtgtttggcagcatgctaccagagaagcacattctgccgaagaacttgcacgagtcacagaaactacttcgtatgcttaagatgccatatgacaagatacatgtttgtccgaaggggtgcgtcttatttaggaaagatcacaaggatgcaaagtactatctgaagtgtaaatcctcaaggtacctagaggtagactctggagatggccagaagaggcagcttacgatccccgtgaaagtcctacggcaccttccgtttgtgccgaggatccaacggcttttcatgaccgaggaatccacgaaacagatgacatggcataaagaaggtgtacggtacaagccatggacgatggtgcatccgtctgatgccgaagcatggacgtactttaatgacaaacatcctgacaaagctgctgaggctcgtaatgtacgtgtcgcgctggcaacagatgggttcaatccttatggacagttgtctgccccatacacatgttggcccatgtttgttatcccccctgaatctccccccagcatctcctttcaacgacataacgtcttcttatcattgataattcctggacacccggggagtaatatgggtgtgtacatggagcctatgattgatgaattgatcgatgcttaggagaagggggtatggacatacgaccgagctacaaaatcatccttcaagatgcatgtttggtaccactactccctacatgacttcctggcgtatgggatattcgccgcctggtgtgtccacgggaaattcccgtgcccaatatgcaaggaagctgtgaggttcatttggttgaagaagggtggcaagtattcattgtTCGACaagcatcgtcaattcctcccttctaaccatccattcagacaagacatcaagaactttacgaaaggtgttgcagtgatagaccctaaaccgcgcatgaagagtggtgctgaggtgcgtgctcagatagatgctctcatgcccaatgaaggaggtgattttgtgggatatggtgaggaacatatgtggactcataagtccatgcagcatctgattgtgcacctcccatccgaggcacgtttggggggcccTGTGCAAGCCtggtggtgctatccaatcgagagatgtctaaagactcttcgcaaaaaatatacaaataaagccagaattgaggcttccattgcagaggcaagcctaagggaggaggtggcaaacttcacaacactatactacaagctgaaacttcctagcaatcataatccactccctcgttatAATGTTGGTGAAAATGAATGGACCCACAGcctgttccaaggccaactcaacagcgcaagtggatcgaccaataagatattgggaaatgaagagtggcgaagtgtcatgctatatgtgttgaccaaccttcctGAGGTACAGCCGTTCgtcgagtaagttctcaacgaacttgtttcaatacgccctgaatattcttcatgcaaccccactgattctcgttcggacagggaatttgtccgtgagtcctggcatcaatcaagggatcctacctcgtaggaacatgacacccttctttctcggggtgcgggtgcggggaggcctgatttcatttcttggttcaaacaaaaggtaatgtccaatttagctcccacgttccatattccaagtttctcgttcgttcgattaatataacgacctatcatgcttgagcttgcaggcccagacTAACTCATCCATGAGtgaggagttgagacaggttgtaggcggctatgacgttagggtgcagtcatttaccggttatgatgtgaacggatatcgcttccacacaacaagatatgagcagactcggcccaaacggaaaaccacaaatagcggagtttgcacgcccgacactgatggcctcgactatcatggtagagttgaggaaatatatgaactctcatttcatggtcacaaacataaacctgtcgtgttcaaatgccactggtttaatcctcgagaaacgagacggacccctcatcttgggctagtcgagattcgagaagattccgtctatccaggaaaatatgtctacattatggctcaacaggccatgtaGGTGTATTATACGcgatatgccaaccaagacaaagcggatcttaagggttgggctattgtgcaccaggtgtctCCACATGGTAAATTActtgccccaaacgatgatgattacaacttcaacgcaaacacatatgatggatagttctttcaagaagatgggctaccaggcacatttgagatagtcttacccgaagcgatcgaaatggaagtagacaacgaaatggaggatgacgaggttgatggagatgtggtgcaaaatgccaaggacatagaaatgcttgaccgattaaggctaggcaatgacaacgaagacaacatagaaccttcagatagtgttgcccatttggacaattttgacagtgatgacgacacctatgatcctaatcatgaagattattcctaatacatgtaatactacgtttgttttagtttgtgttttctttatttattttgaa from Miscanthus floridulus cultivar M001 chromosome 11, ASM1932011v1, whole genome shotgun sequence includes these protein-coding regions:
- the LOC136492060 gene encoding uncharacterized protein yields the protein MGVGQADDPGRRWHGRPLQVAGSVVAWPTTAVACGESGLTGAGGTVAAAEASGGGQQGEERARHGSRNRQRDRGTGGGAMAVARRRWRRGAGQPRGGRGGARRPHAVARARALARARAAGGAAGADGGGGHEPRLSSAQAREGEEERKISAGLIGDGEQPSTT